One Citrus sinensis cultivar Valencia sweet orange chromosome 5, DVS_A1.0, whole genome shotgun sequence genomic window, tgtGTTTATGTTGGTAACATTTAATATTGAAGTATGGAACAACACAAATGGAGGTTGATGTTGATGGGTCATTTTCATACCCAGAACCTCAAAATAATGCCAAGGACAACAGTAAGTGCTTTTCTGTTTGTTCTGGctctattttcttgttttctatttaattttcattttgtgagGCATTTGCTAGAGGTTTTGATCACTAACAGTCTTCTTGATTGTATATCAGGTGAAAAGCATTCTCGTCCGAAACCCCTCAATATCGAAGAGGAACAGTCTATGCGAGTATTTTATGAGAATAAACTTCGCGAAGTATGCAGtgcattttattttcctaataaaattCAGGTACGTTTTTCTGTATCTAGAATATTATGGTCGTGAAAgaatttttctaaaagaaaaaacgaGAGTTCATACTGGTTTTATTTACATTCCTTTGGGATTTGTTCATTTCTTCAGGCAACGGCTCTGTTATACTTCAAAAGGTTCTATCTGCAATGGTCGGTCATGGAACATCAcccaaaaaatataatgtatGATTCATACAAATCTATATTAATTACATACCCAAAAGTTTACAAATGCTCTTGTGATATTCGGTACGAATTTTGAAGGGtagtataaattataaaatgtaacACATAAGTGTTCGCAAAGATGTTTGGACTTGACAACATGAGGAAATTAGTTGGCTACTTAGGGGTTAGTTGGTagatatgtttgttttttcaacaGTTAGCCTCCACTCATCTCTCTCTTTCCAAGTAGAATTTGCATCCTCTCTGTGTTTCcttttccttcaattttttttttttttttggttcaatCATGTACCTGGTGCCATACTGTTCTTATATGATCATCCTTGAATGTTCAACTGTTTACTTAATGGTTGcttaactataattattatgaaatcCCTTCTTCATGAGTGCAGGTTAACTTGTGTATATGCAGCTTGTAAGATAGAGGAAAATCATGTTTCAGCAGAGGAGCTTGGCAAGGGAATTTCACAGGATCATCAAATGATTCTCAACTATGAAATGATCGTTTATCAGGCATTATTTTGAGCTCATATCTCATTGTCttgtccattttttttttctgtagcTGGTTCCAAACATATTCTGTCATGCAGGCTTTGGAATTTGATCTTATCGTTTATCCACCATATCGTCCACTTGAAGGATTTATTAATGATATGGAAGTAAGATTGGTTAAACCATTCTGAGCCTCCTCTTTCATTCTATGTACAAGAAAATCTTCATCGCTTGGTTTCTGTTTGTTTCTTGACTTGTGTTTTCTTCCTTATCCTGTGACTGCAATTGCAATTGTCGGTAATAAAATTCGGATCTATAGGATTTCTGCCAAGTAAAGAATGGCGAATTGCAGATGCTGAAGGTAATGTTTTATCCTTTATCGTTGTGTCTCATTCAATTTGAATTCTGAAAGTCTTCTGAGGAAGAGCTGCAATTTTTCATGTTACTTTAAAAAGTGCTGGCTAGATTCATACGATGTGTGTGAATAATTTTGTGCGAAGATATGATTAGGAAACCAAAACAACAGCAGAATCATGTGATGATTAAAAATCTGTTTAAAGTTTTGAATTGGCCTTTGCATATGTTGAAGGAAGCTTGACTACAAGTCCACCTTCACCAATTACAGATGTTAGGCATAATGTTCTAAAGCGTGGAGTGATACAGCAGTATTTCCTTGTGTTTTCAGCTTCGCTAGTTTcctttgttattttatgcACTTTTGTGTTGTCACATGAAAATTTAGGagatttttagttttatgtcCCAATTGTGCCTTCACTAGAGAAAACATTGATATGTGAGATGAGTTGGTAAAAGCAAAATGGCTACACAAATTTTACCCCATTTTTTGCACTATAATAGTATAAAGTTGAAGCTAATTGAAGAATCTTCCTGTACAGCAAATAGAAGCCAATTTATGCTGTATAGTTGTAAGGGTTATATGTAGTGCTACTTTTGCATGTGCTCAGTGATTATTTGATGTGGTTCATTGTACTTGTCCCTCTTCCTGACCATTCCTAGTTATCTATCTcatgttttaatatattttaggaTTTGCACGAAACTGCAAAGTTGG contains:
- the LOC102628605 gene encoding cyclin-H1-1 isoform X2; translation: MADFQTSTHRAKWIFTPQELIEKYKGSNRRAIQTLEKYGTTQMEVDVDGSFSYPEPQNNAKDNSEKHSRPKPLNIEEEQSMRVFYENKLREVCSAFYFPNKIQATALLYFKRFYLQWSVMEHHPKNIMLTCVYAACKIEENHVSAEELGKGISQDHQMILNYEMIVYQALEFDLIVYPPYRPLEGFINDMEDFCQVKNGELQMLKDLHETAKLEVDKIMLTDAPLLFPPGQLALAALRNSNKVQRVVNYESYLSSILSRQNSGHIISDLTENLDTIDSWVMKYKFPSEKDMKHINRKLKSCWGHGSHDVSKKREKKSKHKSKSSHGMQNGP
- the LOC102628605 gene encoding cyclin-H1-1 isoform X1; the encoded protein is MADFQTSTHRAKWIFTPQELIEKYKGSNRRAIQTLEKYGTTQMEVDVDGSFSYPEPQNNAKDNSEKHSRPKPLNIEEEQSMRVFYENKLREVCSAFYFPNKIQATALLYFKRFYLQWSVMEHHPKNIMLTCVYAACKIEENHVSAEELGKGISQDHQMILNYEMIVYQALEFDLIVYPPYRPLEGFINDMEDFCQVKNGELQMLKDLHETAKLEVDKIMLTDAPLLFPPGQVLSVIQLALAALRNSNKVQRVVNYESYLSSILSRQNSGHIISDLTENLDTIDSWVMKYKFPSEKDMKHINRKLKSCWGHGSHDVSKKREKKSKHKSKSSHGMQNGP